A genomic region of Rhodohalobacter sp. 614A contains the following coding sequences:
- a CDS encoding tetratricopeptide repeat protein — MSKLKKEDLEQDLLIEYSSRIMHFYNTNKAAVIGGSIGLVVAIGLIVGYVIYSGNQEEEAANLLGIAEQELLQGNFEEALYGDEQEFTLGFEQIANNYSGTSAGNLANYYAAITEYELGNFENALTFIQEYDVPEGILGVAPISMYANILVGLERYEEAASQYERAAEWDENNSTTPYNLYKAAEAYMEAGDTEQALAHIDTIIEEYPNSQQIAQAQRLKGFLAENAG, encoded by the coding sequence ATGAGCAAGTTAAAAAAAGAAGATCTCGAGCAGGATTTATTGATCGAATACTCCTCGAGAATCATGCATTTCTACAATACCAACAAAGCCGCCGTTATTGGAGGCAGTATTGGCCTCGTAGTAGCCATTGGATTAATTGTAGGATATGTTATCTATTCCGGAAATCAGGAAGAGGAAGCCGCTAACTTATTGGGAATTGCTGAGCAGGAATTGCTTCAGGGTAATTTTGAAGAAGCCCTTTACGGAGATGAACAAGAGTTTACTCTTGGCTTCGAACAAATTGCCAATAACTATAGTGGAACCAGTGCCGGAAACCTGGCCAACTATTATGCTGCGATTACCGAATATGAACTCGGCAATTTCGAAAATGCATTAACCTTTATTCAGGAATATGATGTACCTGAAGGAATTTTGGGAGTTGCTCCTATATCAATGTACGCCAATATTTTAGTTGGTTTGGAAAGGTATGAGGAAGCAGCTTCTCAGTATGAACGTGCGGCAGAATGGGATGAAAATAACTCCACCACGCCTTATAATCTTTATAAAGCGGCAGAGGCTTATATGGAGGCTGGCGATACGGAGCAGGCTTTAGCTCACATCGATACGATTATTGAGGAATATCCCAATAGCCAGCAAATTGCCCAGGCTCAGCGATTAAAAGGATTTCTTGCCGAAAACGCAGGATAA
- a CDS encoding lmo0937 family membrane protein, which produces MRSLLYIIAVILVIGWLVGFIGYSAGGLIHILLVIAIIAILIDLIRGRRPL; this is translated from the coding sequence ATGAGATCTCTTCTATATATAATCGCGGTAATATTGGTAATTGGATGGTTAGTAGGATTTATTGGCTATTCGGCCGGAGGATTGATTCACATCCTTCTCGTCATTGCCATTATTGCAATTTTAATTGACCTCATCCGGGGACGACGACCTCTTTAG
- a CDS encoding YtxH domain-containing protein produces the protein MFSINKKRTPSIGKDKFILTAVASAFGGALVGILFAPEKGTTLRKDISDKRDKYLRDIRNNAGELSRYLKNNADSLLQKTRKTVSDTEEEYTEWTKQELYDRAKELGVESYSQMNKAELIEALDNHL, from the coding sequence ATGTTTTCTATAAATAAAAAAAGAACCCCCTCTATAGGGAAAGATAAATTTATTTTAACTGCCGTCGCAAGCGCCTTTGGTGGAGCTCTTGTGGGAATATTGTTTGCTCCTGAGAAAGGGACCACATTAAGAAAGGATATTTCTGATAAAAGAGATAAATATCTCAGAGATATCAGAAATAACGCTGGTGAATTGAGTCGGTATTTGAAAAATAATGCAGACTCTCTTCTTCAAAAAACCAGAAAAACGGTTTCGGATACTGAAGAAGAGTATACTGAATGGACAAAGCAGGAGCTTTATGACAGGGCAAAAGAGCTTGGAGTAGAAAGCTATTCCCAAATGAATAAAGCGGAACTTATCGAAGCTTTGGATAACCACTTGTAA
- a CDS encoding YciE/YciF ferroxidase family protein, with translation MGELNNLEDLFHHQLKDIYSAEKQLIKALPTMVENASNEQLQKAFEEHLEETKGHKKRLEEIGEELDLDLSGETCNAMKGLIEEAEEFISENPDLDVKDAGIIADAQRIEHYEISAYGTAVTFAEALGHNNAAKKLQQTLDEESEADATLNELAIESVNPRAKSV, from the coding sequence ATGGGAGAATTAAATAATCTTGAAGATCTATTTCATCATCAATTGAAGGACATTTACAGCGCTGAGAAGCAGTTGATAAAAGCTCTTCCCACAATGGTTGAAAATGCATCAAACGAACAGTTACAGAAAGCTTTTGAAGAGCATCTTGAAGAGACAAAAGGCCACAAGAAGCGCCTGGAAGAAATCGGCGAAGAATTGGATCTGGATCTTTCAGGAGAAACCTGTAATGCAATGAAAGGACTCATCGAGGAAGCGGAAGAGTTTATCTCAGAAAACCCCGATCTGGATGTGAAAGATGCCGGTATAATTGCCGATGCCCAACGTATAGAGCATTATGAAATTTCAGCTTATGGAACAGCCGTTACATTTGCCGAAGCTCTGGGGCATAATAATGCTGCCAAGAAACTACAACAGACATTGGATGAAGAATCTGAAGCGGACGCTACGCTAAATGAGTTAGCCATTGAGAGTGTAAATCCACGGGCGAAATCTGTGTGA
- a CDS encoding chemotaxis protein CheB, with the protein MARSDQNEHHVTSLIVALGASAGGLEALKSFLQALPNNNGMSFIVVLHLSPEKKSNLAQLLQSKTELTVQQVAEKTSIEPNHIYIIPPNKLLQVEKNNLVLSDFQKSPGLNTINLLFKTLAESKGEKAVGIILSGSGSDGTEGLQAIKKHGGLALVQKPDEAKNAGMPKSAIKAGEVDMVMSVKEIPGELLRYQKTYSKKTASEIDEDEQEELLTEIFERIKSRTGHDFSNYRRSSVLRRIDRRVRMVHTYSLSQYVDYLDKNPEEAEELFKDMLIGVTSFFRDKDSFEVLKETVIPKLFENKNKDQHIRVWVPGCATGEEAYSLAMLLLEHASEIDNYPQIQIFASDVDENALSRAREGRYPKSIEDSVPKERLQRFFHRHEDDYLVDKKIRELILFASHDLLSNAPFSNQDLIVCRNLLIYLNKDLQSEIFNLFYYSLRESGYLFLGRSDSHIGTEGLFRTLDRKHHIYQQKPSARSQLTLPTLPLLNSNRRISNRPETPQQRKKRVKEMHWRLLAKIYSPQSVLIDEDYNVLHATEGIEEYLKTSVWDPSLNILEMAEPPIRQALRGILFQLKEETDDVIKQKKVQVNVDSDSKLEISASTVTDSKYHNKLINIVFKKSKNASQYIPEKDKEEMEESDIIDSLEKELEYTKDQLRVSIEEYETTNEDLRSSNEELQSMNEELQSTTEELETSQEELQSLNEELQTVNEELEHKVEQLSRAHSDLENLMEATEVAIIFVDRHIRIQRFTSTSTELFNLIDSDIGRPLFDITNSLNYDSLKENIQSVLDTHVWIQKPISTSDDRSFIMRLRPYESSENIVEGVVITFSEVTELRKSEKDLERKARQEEALANLGIYALDGQEAEAVAHRAIQICCEILHLDYCMLYEYKSDENLFYLIESAGEGFEDDCPKDLNVVIEEEKTWDIGFVLKQEKFEVIKDYKKEQRFLIPPFLEKHKISSGVHVLVELKDNIFGVLSAYTKSGRDFSEHDMNFLRVVANLIGGSIERNRAYLKLEQANKQLQQEMKHTRQIKREIINNNVLERWEIGGYLHDNFGQFLASVKILADEINYKVSNDDQKISGEVDEIKRIMDECIMGIREIVHDIIPVDVEQEGVAQAFKVVMDQTSKMYNVKGLLKDPDNILNEIKNRRVATHLYYIVQEACKNAATHGKADQITILAKREGENFHLHIKDNGVGLENSKNGNGKGIRIMKHRMDLLEGSFEMKNYSEPNNSGTVVTCILPFENLKRDE; encoded by the coding sequence ATGGCACGATCAGACCAAAACGAACATCATGTTACATCTTTGATAGTGGCACTTGGAGCCTCGGCGGGAGGATTAGAGGCTTTAAAATCCTTTTTGCAGGCACTGCCAAATAATAATGGAATGTCTTTCATTGTTGTACTTCATCTTTCTCCGGAAAAGAAAAGTAATCTTGCTCAGCTGCTACAGTCTAAAACGGAATTGACGGTTCAACAGGTTGCGGAAAAAACATCCATCGAACCCAACCACATCTACATTATCCCTCCCAATAAATTGCTACAGGTGGAAAAGAATAACCTGGTTCTTTCTGATTTCCAAAAAAGCCCGGGACTCAACACTATCAATCTTCTTTTCAAAACCCTGGCTGAAAGCAAGGGGGAAAAAGCGGTTGGCATTATTCTTTCTGGCAGTGGAAGTGACGGGACTGAAGGATTACAAGCTATAAAAAAACATGGCGGACTTGCTCTTGTGCAGAAACCAGACGAAGCTAAAAATGCAGGAATGCCAAAGAGCGCCATAAAAGCCGGTGAGGTAGATATGGTAATGTCTGTAAAAGAGATACCCGGTGAATTACTCCGATATCAAAAAACATATTCGAAGAAAACCGCTTCTGAGATTGATGAAGATGAACAAGAAGAGCTTCTCACTGAAATATTTGAGAGAATAAAATCAAGAACCGGCCATGATTTTAGCAACTACAGGCGTTCTTCCGTCTTACGGCGAATCGACCGGCGAGTGCGCATGGTGCATACATACTCGCTCTCTCAATATGTAGATTACCTGGATAAGAATCCTGAGGAAGCAGAAGAGCTTTTCAAAGATATGCTTATTGGGGTGACAAGTTTTTTCCGGGACAAAGATTCCTTCGAAGTTTTAAAAGAAACGGTTATACCCAAACTTTTCGAAAATAAAAACAAAGACCAGCACATTCGCGTGTGGGTTCCCGGATGTGCGACCGGAGAAGAAGCTTATTCCCTAGCCATGCTTCTGCTTGAACACGCTTCAGAAATTGATAATTACCCACAGATACAAATTTTTGCTTCAGATGTTGATGAAAATGCATTAAGCCGGGCCCGGGAAGGACGATATCCAAAATCCATTGAAGATTCTGTCCCCAAAGAGAGATTGCAACGATTTTTCCATCGCCATGAAGATGATTACCTGGTTGATAAAAAAATACGCGAGCTTATTCTTTTTGCTTCTCACGATTTACTCAGTAATGCTCCGTTCTCGAATCAGGATCTGATTGTTTGCCGAAACCTGTTGATCTATCTGAATAAAGATCTGCAATCTGAAATTTTTAACCTTTTTTATTATTCACTCCGGGAATCGGGGTATTTATTTTTAGGCCGATCTGATTCGCATATCGGTACCGAGGGACTCTTTCGCACACTCGACAGAAAGCATCACATTTATCAGCAGAAACCATCTGCAAGGTCACAATTAACACTTCCGACATTGCCGTTGTTGAACAGCAACCGGCGGATCTCAAACAGACCGGAAACTCCGCAGCAAAGGAAAAAACGTGTAAAAGAAATGCATTGGAGGTTGCTGGCAAAAATATATTCACCCCAAAGTGTTTTGATTGATGAAGATTACAACGTACTTCATGCCACAGAGGGAATTGAGGAATACTTAAAAACATCCGTATGGGATCCTTCTCTGAACATTCTGGAAATGGCAGAACCTCCGATACGTCAGGCTTTGAGAGGTATTCTCTTTCAACTCAAGGAAGAAACAGATGATGTCATCAAACAGAAAAAAGTACAGGTAAATGTAGATAGTGACTCTAAGCTGGAAATTTCTGCATCAACAGTTACTGACAGCAAGTATCACAACAAACTGATCAATATCGTTTTTAAGAAATCCAAAAATGCTTCTCAGTACATCCCGGAGAAGGATAAAGAGGAGATGGAAGAAAGCGATATTATCGATTCTCTCGAGAAAGAGCTGGAATATACAAAAGACCAACTCCGCGTTTCGATTGAAGAGTATGAAACAACCAACGAGGATTTAAGAAGCTCAAACGAGGAGCTTCAATCCATGAATGAAGAACTTCAATCCACCACTGAAGAGCTGGAAACCAGCCAGGAGGAATTGCAGTCTCTCAATGAAGAACTTCAAACCGTAAACGAAGAATTAGAGCATAAAGTTGAGCAACTAAGCCGTGCTCACAGCGATCTTGAAAACCTGATGGAAGCTACAGAGGTCGCCATTATTTTTGTCGACAGGCATATCAGAATTCAACGTTTCACCTCCACTTCCACAGAACTGTTCAATTTGATTGATTCGGACATTGGACGGCCTCTGTTTGATATTACAAACTCTCTGAATTACGATAGCCTTAAAGAGAATATTCAGTCGGTTCTCGATACTCATGTATGGATTCAGAAGCCCATTTCAACCTCGGATGATCGATCATTTATTATGCGGCTCCGCCCCTACGAATCCAGTGAAAATATAGTTGAAGGAGTTGTTATCACCTTTTCTGAGGTTACTGAATTAAGGAAGTCTGAAAAAGATCTGGAAAGAAAAGCCCGCCAGGAAGAAGCCTTGGCCAATTTAGGTATCTATGCCCTGGATGGACAAGAGGCGGAGGCAGTTGCTCACCGGGCCATACAGATTTGTTGTGAAATTTTGCACCTCGATTATTGTATGCTCTACGAATATAAATCGGATGAAAATCTGTTTTATCTGATCGAGTCTGCCGGGGAAGGTTTTGAGGACGATTGTCCCAAAGATTTAAACGTAGTAATAGAAGAGGAAAAAACCTGGGATATTGGATTTGTACTCAAACAGGAAAAATTTGAGGTAATCAAAGACTATAAAAAAGAACAGCGATTTCTAATCCCACCATTTCTTGAAAAACATAAAATTTCAAGTGGTGTTCATGTTTTGGTAGAATTGAAGGATAACATATTTGGAGTTTTAAGCGCTTATACCAAATCAGGAAGAGATTTTTCTGAACACGACATGAACTTTTTGCGCGTGGTTGCTAACCTGATCGGGGGATCTATTGAGAGAAACCGGGCCTATCTTAAACTTGAACAGGCCAACAAACAGTTGCAGCAAGAGATGAAACATACCCGGCAAATAAAGCGGGAAATCATCAATAACAATGTACTTGAGCGTTGGGAAATTGGTGGATACTTACACGATAATTTTGGACAGTTTCTTGCTTCTGTTAAAATTCTGGCCGATGAGATCAATTACAAAGTTTCAAATGACGATCAGAAAATCTCCGGAGAAGTAGATGAAATAAAAAGAATTATGGATGAGTGCATTATGGGCATTCGCGAAATAGTTCATGATATTATCCCCGTAGATGTTGAACAGGAAGGTGTTGCCCAGGCTTTTAAAGTAGTGATGGACCAGACCTCAAAAATGTATAATGTAAAAGGCTTGCTGAAAGATCCCGATAACATTTTAAACGAGATAAAAAACAGACGCGTAGCCACTCATCTCTATTATATTGTACAGGAAGCGTGTAAGAATGCGGCTACTCATGGAAAAGCCGACCAAATAACGATCCTGGCAAAAAGGGAAGGTGAGAATTTTCATTTACATATTAAAGATAATGGAGTTGGACTTGAAAACTCTAAGAATGGCAACGGAAAAGGTATCCGTATCATGAAACACCGTATGGATTTACTGGAAGGTTCGTTTGAAATGAAAAACTATTCTGAGCCAAATAATTCCGGAACTGTCGTAACATGTATACTGCCTTTTGAGAATTTAAAACGGGATGAGTAA
- a CDS encoding DUF4235 domain-containing protein, with translation MNDDLKKLTIAGASVLVGYSLKQFARKKWMNVYNEEPPTTHPSEEINWKKVIIWSVITGTAISSAQLATKRYLTLKLDS, from the coding sequence ATGAATGACGATTTAAAAAAATTAACGATAGCCGGAGCTTCCGTACTTGTAGGTTATTCCTTAAAACAATTCGCTCGAAAAAAATGGATGAATGTTTATAATGAAGAACCACCTACAACTCACCCGTCTGAAGAAATTAACTGGAAAAAAGTAATTATTTGGAGTGTAATTACAGGAACGGCCATTAGCTCGGCCCAGCTCGCGACCAAACGGTATCTCACACTAAAGCTGGACTCATAA
- a CDS encoding response regulator, translated as MIKVAIADDHPLMLEGVKRVLNREMDIEVISEANKGGEVLDILAEEIPDILILDLSMPGKSGLDLLKDIRVMYPDLPVLILSIHPEDRFAVRCIKAGANGYLSKSSISDELSKAVHKIAVEKRKYITPDVAEQLASQMDDKGRPPHELLSDREFEVLCMIADGSDVQKIAKKLNLSPHTVHTYRSRIKEKLHLSTNVEMTRYAIENDLIS; from the coding sequence ATGATTAAAGTGGCAATCGCGGATGATCATCCTCTTATGCTTGAAGGGGTGAAGAGGGTGTTAAACAGAGAGATGGATATCGAAGTCATATCCGAAGCAAATAAAGGCGGGGAAGTACTGGACATTCTTGCCGAAGAAATTCCGGACATTCTCATACTTGATCTCTCAATGCCGGGTAAAAGTGGCCTTGACCTTTTGAAAGATATCCGGGTGATGTATCCCGACCTCCCTGTTTTGATTCTAAGCATTCATCCTGAAGATCGGTTTGCCGTGCGGTGCATTAAAGCAGGTGCCAATGGATATTTGAGTAAATCGTCTATATCCGATGAATTATCCAAAGCTGTACATAAAATTGCAGTAGAGAAAAGAAAATATATCACACCTGATGTGGCTGAACAGTTAGCCTCCCAAATGGATGATAAGGGGAGACCTCCACATGAACTGCTTTCCGACAGGGAGTTTGAAGTGTTGTGTATGATTGCGGACGGCAGCGATGTGCAAAAAATTGCAAAAAAATTAAATCTCAGTCCTCATACAGTGCATACCTATCGGTCTCGGATAAAGGAAAAACTGCATTTATCAACCAATGTAGAAATGACCCGGTACGCCATAGAAAATGACCTGATAAGTTAA
- a CDS encoding DUF4112 domain-containing protein, with translation MVEKQLHYSKSRKFAEWLDSHFTIPGTNIKFGIDPVLGLFSGIGDLAGASLSIYFMFYATRLGAESSIILRMFMNILADLTIGSIPILGDLFDVAWKANLRNAKLLEKLEQNPDKLETESTVLMWVLFIVLVAVLIGVIVAVAWLFAEAWLALFG, from the coding sequence TTGGTAGAAAAGCAACTTCATTACTCTAAATCCCGAAAATTTGCTGAATGGCTGGATAGCCATTTCACTATTCCGGGTACAAACATAAAATTTGGGATTGATCCTGTTCTCGGTTTGTTTTCCGGGATTGGCGATCTCGCAGGAGCTTCACTTTCCATCTATTTTATGTTTTATGCCACGCGGCTTGGCGCAGAATCGTCCATAATTTTGAGAATGTTTATGAATATTCTTGCCGACCTGACAATCGGCTCTATTCCCATTCTTGGAGATCTGTTTGATGTTGCCTGGAAAGCTAACCTCCGAAATGCCAAACTGCTCGAAAAACTTGAGCAAAATCCCGACAAGCTTGAAACAGAAAGTACGGTGCTGATGTGGGTCTTATTTATCGTATTGGTAGCTGTATTGATTGGTGTAATTGTAGCAGTTGCCTGGTTATTTGCAGAGGCCTGGCTGGCTCTTTTCGGATAA